A genomic stretch from Antarcticibacterium flavum includes:
- the dinB gene encoding DNA polymerase IV, with amino-acid sequence MGEENYLRKIIHIDMDAFYASVEQLDNPELRGKAIAVGGSEERGVVAAASYEAREFGVRSAMSSIIAKRNCPHLIFVKPRFERYRQISNKIRAIFLEYTDLVEPLSLDEAYLDVTQNKKGHPSATLIAREIREKIKLETGLNASAGISINKFIAKVASDINKPNGQKTINPEEVEEFLENLQIRKFHGVGKVTAEKMYQLGIFKGFDLKQKSEEFLTEHFGKSGAHYYNVVRGIHLSEVKPNRIRKSLGAERTFDENISSEIFMLERLSNIAEEIERRLQKSKVAGKTITLKIKYSDFSLHTRSKTLPYYISSRDLVLETARELLYQEKMKNSVRLLGISLSNLNTEKPEKKDEIAVQLKFEF; translated from the coding sequence GTGGGAGAAGAAAATTATTTGAGGAAGATCATTCATATTGATATGGATGCATTTTATGCCTCTGTAGAGCAGCTGGACAATCCTGAATTACGTGGAAAAGCCATAGCGGTTGGGGGCAGTGAGGAACGCGGGGTTGTAGCTGCAGCAAGTTATGAGGCCAGGGAATTTGGGGTGCGCAGTGCGATGAGCAGCATTATAGCTAAAAGAAATTGTCCTCACCTAATATTTGTTAAACCACGTTTTGAAAGGTACCGGCAAATCTCGAATAAAATAAGGGCTATATTTCTGGAGTACACAGACCTGGTGGAGCCACTTTCCCTGGATGAAGCATATCTTGATGTCACCCAAAATAAAAAAGGCCATCCCAGTGCCACCCTCATTGCGCGCGAAATACGGGAGAAAATTAAATTGGAAACAGGGCTAAATGCCTCAGCCGGAATTTCAATAAATAAATTTATTGCCAAGGTCGCTAGCGATATCAATAAACCAAATGGACAAAAAACCATCAACCCCGAAGAAGTAGAAGAATTTCTGGAAAATCTGCAAATAAGGAAGTTTCATGGGGTGGGAAAAGTTACTGCTGAGAAAATGTACCAGCTGGGAATCTTTAAAGGATTTGACCTAAAGCAGAAGAGTGAAGAATTTCTCACTGAACATTTTGGAAAGAGCGGAGCTCATTATTATAATGTGGTACGGGGAATACATCTTAGTGAGGTAAAACCAAACAGGATAAGAAAATCCCTTGGTGCCGAAAGGACGTTTGATGAGAATATATCCTCTGAGATTTTTATGCTGGAACGACTATCTAATATTGCCGAAGAGATTGAACGCCGGCTACAAAAAAGTAAAGTAGCTGGAAAGACAATCACTTTAAAGATAAAATACAGTGATTTTAGTCTTCATACCCGCAGCAAGACCCTGCCTTACTATATATCTTCCAGGGACCTTGTCCTGGAGACTGCCCGGGAACTGCTATACCAGGAAAAGATGAAGAATTCTGTAAGATTATTAGGCATATCCCTTTCCAATCTTAATACTGAAAAACCTGAAAAGAAAGATGAGATTGCCGTGCAACTTAAGTTTGAATTCTAA
- a CDS encoding NAD(P)H-binding protein has product MKTAIILGATGLTGGILLQKLLEDPNYSKVKLFSRSSVAVKDNKIEEYLIDLFKLEDQKQLFTGDEVYCCVGTTKAKTPNEETYRKVDYGIPVAAAKLAAENNIPVYTVISALGASSESKIFYNRIKGEMEKDILEQKLPNTYIFQPSLIAGDRVESRTGENIAKKVMKVLNPLMIGPLKKYRSIQPAIIAAAMIKVAGEGYTKTFIPSNEIKEIAGKED; this is encoded by the coding sequence ATGAAAACAGCAATCATACTTGGAGCAACAGGCCTTACCGGAGGAATTTTGCTTCAAAAATTACTTGAGGATCCTAATTATTCAAAGGTCAAACTTTTTTCCAGAAGCAGTGTAGCTGTTAAAGATAATAAGATCGAGGAGTACCTGATAGACCTTTTTAAGCTTGAAGACCAAAAACAGCTTTTCACAGGAGATGAAGTATATTGCTGTGTGGGAACTACAAAAGCCAAAACTCCCAATGAGGAAACCTATCGTAAGGTCGATTATGGTATACCGGTTGCTGCCGCAAAGCTGGCTGCTGAAAATAACATCCCTGTTTACACTGTAATTTCTGCCCTGGGTGCCAGCAGCGAAAGCAAGATCTTCTATAACAGGATCAAAGGTGAAATGGAAAAGGACATCCTGGAACAAAAGCTGCCAAATACTTATATCTTTCAGCCTTCCTTGATTGCAGGAGACCGTGTTGAAAGCCGAACAGGGGAGAATATAGCTAAAAAAGTCATGAAGGTTTTAAATCCTCTAATGATTGGTCCATTAAAAAAATACAGATCCATACAACCGGCGATAATAGCAGCAGCAATGATCAAGGTAGCAGGAGAGGGATATACAAAGACTTTTATCCCTTCCAATGAAATAAAAGAAATAGCAGGTAAGGAGGATTAA
- a CDS encoding CYTH domain-containing protein: MIEIERKFLVKSNTYRLKAFQETRISQGFLNTHPERTVRIRIMGYGAFITIKGKSSSDGLQRYEWEKEIDVTDAEDLLKLCEPGIIEKQRYLVKHGKHIFEIDEFSGENDGLVVAEVELNHLSEEIEPPAWLGEEVTGQTKYYNSQLIKNPYRNWK; this comes from the coding sequence ATGATAGAGATTGAAAGAAAATTCCTTGTAAAATCCAATACGTACCGGCTAAAGGCTTTTCAGGAAACAAGAATTTCACAGGGTTTCCTCAATACGCATCCGGAACGTACAGTTCGTATAAGGATCATGGGATATGGAGCATTTATCACCATAAAAGGAAAGTCTTCCAGTGATGGCCTCCAAAGGTATGAATGGGAAAAAGAAATAGACGTTACAGATGCTGAGGACCTTCTAAAATTATGTGAACCCGGAATTATCGAAAAACAACGTTACCTGGTGAAACACGGAAAGCATATATTTGAAATAGATGAATTTTCAGGAGAAAATGATGGGCTGGTGGTTGCTGAAGTGGAGTTAAATCACCTTTCCGAAGAAATTGAACCGCCCGCCTGGCTTGGAGAGGAAGTCACGGGACAAACCAAATATTATAATTCTCAATTAATTAAAAATCCATATAGGAACTGGAAATAA
- a CDS encoding YciI family protein: protein MKRYILLSLLGLAACNQPVEKVRGVPAPAAVEVQKPSIDVQAQELRDKGYQTFMYGEGDSTYLMQQYYIVFLKAGKNRSQDSTEVARLQKEHLAHLSRMYEEGYSSLTGPMGDDGELRGIVIYNTPTQEEADSLARLDPMVKAGRLEVEVKPWWTAKGGKLN from the coding sequence ATGAAAAGATATATTCTGTTATCATTACTTGGTCTGGCAGCCTGTAATCAACCGGTCGAAAAAGTGCGGGGAGTTCCTGCACCTGCTGCAGTCGAAGTTCAAAAGCCCTCGATTGATGTACAGGCACAGGAACTACGCGATAAAGGCTATCAAACTTTTATGTACGGGGAGGGAGACTCCACGTATCTTATGCAGCAATATTATATTGTATTTCTTAAAGCAGGTAAAAACAGGTCTCAGGATTCTACAGAAGTTGCAAGGCTTCAAAAGGAACATCTTGCACACTTGAGCAGGATGTATGAGGAAGGATATTCCAGTCTTACCGGGCCCATGGGTGATGATGGAGAACTTCGCGGAATAGTTATTTACAACACTCCTACTCAAGAAGAAGCAGATAGCCTTGCCCGTCTTGACCCTATGGTAAAGGCAGGAAGACTTGAAGTGGAGGTTAAACCCTGGTGGACAGCTAAAGGAGGTAAGTTAAACTAA
- a CDS encoding GNAT family N-acetyltransferase, with protein MQFQNSNSEARGVITAKDRDKEAGKINYSISEEQKLTIEHTEVDPDYQGQGVGKKLVDEATDFARKNNMKIIPKCPYARKIMERADKYKDVLA; from the coding sequence ATGCAATTTCAAAACAGCAACAGCGAGGCCCGTGGGGTTATTACTGCCAAAGACAGGGATAAAGAAGCGGGAAAGATCAACTATTCAATTAGCGAGGAACAAAAGCTCACTATTGAACATACAGAAGTAGATCCCGATTACCAGGGGCAGGGGGTGGGAAAAAAGCTCGTAGACGAAGCTACCGATTTCGCCAGGAAAAATAATATGAAGATCATACCTAAGTGCCCTTATGCAAGAAAGATTATGGAGCGGGCAGATAAGTATAAGGATGTTCTGGCTTAA
- a CDS encoding phosphatase PAP2 family protein has product MILTAGFLVKTALASYRKTQPGLKILNYDAKSIFLGIKDVYLGPRKLKARDLLILAAMAFTILSLYRYDEEISNWFRRRGETALVVLKNFGWYYGSPENHYMINAGFYLYGFFFRNEEVRKAGTLLITSSLAAGLLQTILKIITGRARPLREEGKFSFKPGSRENSYYSFPSGHSILSFTTAYALATQVRQPAL; this is encoded by the coding sequence TTGATTCTTACTGCTGGCTTCCTGGTGAAAACGGCCTTGGCATCGTATAGAAAAACCCAACCCGGCCTCAAAATTCTCAACTATGATGCAAAAAGTATTTTCCTTGGAATAAAGGATGTTTACCTGGGTCCCCGCAAATTGAAAGCAAGAGACCTATTAATTCTCGCTGCAATGGCGTTCACCATATTATCCCTTTACCGGTACGATGAAGAGATAAGCAACTGGTTCAGGCGGCGGGGTGAGACTGCACTCGTGGTCTTGAAGAATTTTGGCTGGTACTACGGCAGTCCTGAAAATCATTATATGATAAATGCAGGATTTTATCTTTATGGATTTTTCTTTAGAAATGAAGAAGTTAGAAAAGCCGGGACGCTTTTAATAACATCCTCTCTTGCTGCAGGGCTTCTTCAAACCATCCTTAAAATAATAACAGGCCGGGCAAGGCCTTTGCGCGAAGAGGGGAAATTTAGCTTTAAACCTGGAAGCAGGGAAAATTCATATTACTCTTTTCCCTCTGGTCATTCCATTTTGTCTTTTACCACTGCATATGCACTAGCTACACAGGTAAGACAACCCGCCTTGTAA
- a CDS encoding efflux transporter outer membrane subunit produces the protein MRKFFLLISVSLLLQSCFVAKDYNRPTVEVRESYRTDQLPADSLSMALVSWKELFQDPVLQAYIEEGLENNIDIRVALQQIKAAEAYVKQGRAGYFPTFNLGAGVNHQILSRNSQFGRLFDGSITQYEATGNLSWEADIWGRIRSTDRAFQASYLQSVAAHQAVKTELIAAIASTYYQILALDEQIKITRETVGNRENSLEITRALKEAGNVTEVGVKQTEAQLYTAQAVVVQLENQLRLLENTLSILLGDAPRSIERSNLDQQEINTPLHTGVPGELLGNRPDVIAAEYNLRNAFELTNVARSNFYPSLSLTAAGGFQSLDLAELFNVNSLFANLAASIAQPVFNRRQIRTEFEASQARQEIALLEFQRSLLIASREVSDALYNFQAATETIEIKNNEFDAYDQAMSFSEELLNYGYANYLEVLTARENALNSQLELVNARFNRLNAVVELYQALGGGWQ, from the coding sequence ATGAGAAAATTTTTCCTTTTAATTAGTGTATCTCTTTTGCTTCAATCATGTTTTGTGGCAAAAGATTATAACAGGCCTACGGTAGAAGTCCGGGAATCGTACAGAACAGATCAATTGCCTGCAGATAGTTTAAGTATGGCGCTGGTTTCCTGGAAGGAATTATTCCAGGATCCCGTATTACAGGCATATATTGAAGAAGGTCTTGAAAATAATATAGACATAAGGGTAGCCCTGCAGCAAATCAAGGCGGCAGAGGCCTATGTTAAACAAGGCCGTGCAGGATATTTTCCCACTTTTAACCTTGGAGCGGGAGTCAACCACCAGATCCTCTCCAGGAACAGCCAGTTTGGACGCCTCTTTGATGGCTCCATTACCCAATATGAAGCAACCGGAAATTTATCCTGGGAAGCAGATATTTGGGGAAGGATACGCAGTACAGATAGGGCTTTCCAGGCCTCCTACCTTCAAAGTGTTGCCGCACACCAGGCAGTAAAGACAGAGCTTATTGCTGCTATAGCCTCTACTTATTACCAGATCCTTGCCCTGGATGAACAAATAAAAATAACCCGGGAAACGGTGGGGAACCGGGAAAATAGCCTCGAGATAACCCGGGCTCTTAAAGAAGCAGGGAATGTGACAGAGGTAGGAGTGAAACAAACCGAAGCCCAGTTGTATACGGCCCAGGCAGTTGTCGTGCAGCTGGAAAACCAGCTACGTTTATTGGAAAACACATTATCTATCCTCCTGGGAGATGCCCCACGGAGTATCGAAAGAAGTAACCTGGATCAACAGGAGATCAATACGCCCCTGCACACAGGTGTTCCGGGAGAGTTGTTGGGAAACCGACCAGATGTAATTGCTGCAGAATATAACCTGCGAAATGCCTTTGAACTAACAAATGTTGCCCGCAGCAATTTTTATCCTTCACTTAGCTTAACTGCAGCCGGCGGTTTTCAAAGTCTGGATTTGGCAGAGTTATTCAATGTGAATTCGCTTTTTGCAAATCTCGCGGCTTCAATAGCTCAACCGGTTTTTAATCGCAGGCAAATACGAACTGAATTTGAAGCCTCACAGGCAAGGCAGGAAATAGCCTTGCTTGAGTTTCAACGCTCCCTTCTCATAGCTTCCAGGGAGGTCTCAGATGCTCTTTATAATTTCCAGGCGGCAACTGAAACTATTGAGATCAAGAATAACGAATTTGATGCTTACGACCAGGCTATGTCCTTTTCAGAGGAATTGTTAAATTATGGTTATGCCAATTACCTCGAAGTCCTGACTGCCAGGGAAAATGCTCTCAACTCCCAGCTCGAACTTGTAAATGCACGATTTAACAGGTTAAATGCTGTTGTGGAGCTATACCAGGCTCTAGGTGGGGGATGGCAGTAA
- a CDS encoding efflux RND transporter permease subunit: protein MLRIFIERPVLSTVISIILVILGLLSMQTLPVTQYPDIAPPTVQINVGYPGANAETLLESVIIPIEEQINGVEGMTYITSSASNDGNGSIQVFFDQDIDPDIAAVNVQNRVSRANALLPQAVIQNGITVQKQQTSALMYFSIYSSNEEYDGTFLENYMNINMIPELQRINGVGEARSFGGRTYAMRIWLQPERMASYNLVPSDIRAALNEQSLEAAAGSIGQNSGESFEYVLRYRGRYKTVEEYENIILRAEENGRILRLKDVANVELDAQGYTSKILVNGLPGINVGVFQTPGSNAQEIILDIEETLENLKKDFPVGVDYYVNYNTNDFLSASISKVRTTLIEAFVLVFLVVLLFLQDFKATLIPAIAVPVSIIGTFFFLNLFGYSINMLTLFALVLAIGIVVDDAIVVVEAVYAKIEGGAQSAKAATVTAMDEIAGAIVSITLVMAAVFVPVTFLTGPSGVFYQQFGVTLIVAILISAVNALTLSPALCALFLKPHNNEGEKKKNFLQRFYMAFNAGFEATTRKYTRSVGFLYRHKWISAVILVAAVGLTFLASRNTPTGFVPTEDRGIIFMNLELPAGASLDRTAEVTERLYREVIEIPGVRGASMINGRNFFSGAGGSYALGFIPLDNWDNRTEDSLSIEVITQKLNRIAASTAPDATINFFQPPSIPGFGASEGFEVQLLDRTGGEFSELDRVATEFSGALSAQNSIAFANNPFNTEFPQYQIDIDIARAKQSGVSVNEILSVLQGYIGGIFAADFSRFGKQYRVYIQSLPEDRNTPQSLDMMYVRTEGGEMAPINQFISLERVYGPQSVSRFNLFNAVKLTGSAAPGFSSGDAIGDVNRLAEELPQGFDIAYSGLTREEISAGGQAVTIFLLSILFVYFLLAAQYESYIIPFAVLLSLPIGIMGAFVTTWLTGLQNNIFFQIALIMLLGLLAKNAILIVEFGIQRRRDGMSIVDSAIDAAKVRLRPILMTSFAFILGLMPLVLAGGVGAVGNRSIGTGAVGGLLAGTVIGVFIIPILYMLFQYLHEKVSGPPQPAAKKNEE from the coding sequence ATGTTAAGAATATTCATTGAACGGCCGGTACTGTCTACAGTAATATCAATTATCCTGGTGATCCTGGGTTTACTGAGCATGCAAACCCTTCCGGTTACCCAATACCCAGATATTGCTCCTCCCACGGTACAAATTAATGTAGGATATCCCGGTGCTAATGCAGAAACCCTACTGGAGAGTGTTATAATTCCAATCGAGGAGCAAATAAACGGGGTGGAAGGAATGACCTACATCACTTCCAGTGCGAGTAATGATGGTAATGGGAGCATACAGGTCTTCTTTGACCAGGATATTGATCCCGATATTGCAGCAGTGAATGTGCAAAACCGTGTTTCCCGGGCCAATGCGCTTTTACCTCAAGCCGTTATCCAAAATGGTATTACGGTACAAAAACAGCAAACCAGTGCGCTCATGTACTTTTCCATTTATTCCAGCAATGAGGAATATGATGGCACCTTTTTGGAAAACTATATGAATATTAATATGATCCCTGAGCTCCAACGTATAAATGGTGTGGGGGAAGCGAGATCGTTTGGGGGAAGGACTTATGCCATGCGCATTTGGCTACAGCCCGAAAGGATGGCGAGTTATAACCTTGTCCCATCAGATATTAGAGCAGCTTTAAACGAGCAAAGTCTTGAAGCCGCAGCAGGATCTATTGGTCAAAACAGCGGGGAGAGCTTTGAATATGTACTCAGGTATAGGGGTCGTTACAAAACCGTGGAGGAATATGAGAACATTATTCTAAGGGCTGAAGAAAATGGACGCATCCTGCGCCTTAAGGATGTGGCCAATGTTGAACTCGATGCCCAGGGCTATACCTCCAAGATCCTTGTAAATGGTTTACCCGGGATTAACGTGGGGGTGTTCCAAACCCCGGGATCAAATGCCCAGGAGATCATTCTGGACATTGAGGAAACCCTGGAGAATTTAAAAAAGGATTTTCCTGTGGGTGTGGATTACTATGTGAATTACAACACCAATGATTTCCTAAGCGCTTCCATTTCCAAAGTAAGGACAACCCTTATTGAAGCTTTCGTACTGGTTTTCCTTGTTGTTCTTTTGTTCCTTCAGGATTTCAAGGCGACATTAATTCCCGCTATTGCGGTGCCGGTGTCAATAATTGGTACCTTCTTTTTCCTTAACCTATTTGGTTATAGCATCAATATGTTAACCCTATTTGCCCTGGTGCTCGCCATTGGGATCGTGGTAGATGATGCCATTGTAGTGGTGGAAGCAGTGTATGCTAAAATTGAAGGAGGAGCGCAATCAGCAAAGGCTGCTACTGTGACAGCGATGGATGAGATCGCCGGGGCGATAGTTTCCATCACCCTGGTAATGGCAGCGGTTTTTGTTCCTGTAACATTTCTTACAGGCCCCTCTGGAGTATTCTATCAGCAATTTGGGGTTACCCTTATCGTAGCCATACTTATTTCAGCAGTAAACGCATTAACCCTTAGTCCTGCCCTTTGTGCATTATTCTTAAAGCCGCATAATAATGAAGGTGAAAAGAAGAAAAATTTTCTTCAGCGGTTTTATATGGCTTTCAATGCCGGTTTTGAGGCAACAACCAGAAAATATACCAGATCTGTAGGATTTTTATACAGGCACAAATGGATAAGCGCCGTAATATTGGTTGCCGCTGTAGGCCTTACATTTTTAGCTTCCAGGAATACCCCAACGGGATTTGTTCCTACTGAAGACCGGGGGATCATATTTATGAACCTCGAATTGCCGGCAGGGGCATCGCTGGACAGGACTGCTGAAGTGACGGAAAGGTTATATAGAGAAGTAATCGAGATCCCCGGCGTAAGAGGGGCTTCTATGATCAACGGCAGGAATTTCTTCTCTGGAGCAGGAGGTTCTTATGCCCTGGGGTTTATTCCCCTTGATAATTGGGATAACCGTACGGAAGACAGCCTTTCAATAGAGGTCATTACTCAAAAGTTAAACCGCATTGCGGCCAGTACTGCACCAGATGCCACGATCAATTTCTTCCAGCCTCCAAGTATTCCCGGTTTTGGGGCTTCTGAAGGTTTTGAAGTGCAATTGCTGGATCGTACCGGGGGAGAATTTAGTGAACTTGACCGGGTAGCGACCGAATTCAGCGGAGCTCTTTCAGCACAAAATTCAATTGCTTTTGCAAATAATCCTTTTAATACCGAATTCCCCCAATACCAAATAGATATAGATATTGCCAGAGCAAAACAGAGCGGAGTCTCTGTGAACGAGATACTAAGTGTGTTGCAAGGCTATATTGGAGGCATATTCGCTGCAGACTTTAGCCGCTTTGGAAAGCAGTACAGGGTCTACATCCAGTCTCTACCTGAAGATCGCAATACCCCTCAAAGCCTGGATATGATGTATGTAAGAACTGAGGGTGGAGAGATGGCACCCATTAACCAGTTTATTTCGTTGGAAAGGGTTTACGGCCCGCAATCTGTAAGCAGGTTCAACCTTTTTAACGCTGTAAAACTCACAGGATCTGCTGCACCAGGATTTAGTTCTGGTGATGCCATTGGTGATGTGAACAGGCTGGCAGAAGAACTTCCGCAAGGTTTTGACATTGCATATTCGGGATTGACAAGAGAAGAGATATCTGCGGGGGGACAGGCGGTGACAATTTTCCTTTTAAGTATTCTATTTGTTTATTTCCTTCTGGCTGCCCAATATGAAAGCTATATAATTCCCTTTGCCGTATTGCTTTCACTTCCCATAGGAATTATGGGAGCCTTCGTTACCACCTGGCTTACCGGGCTTCAGAATAATATTTTTTTCCAGATAGCCCTTATAATGCTGTTGGGGCTCCTGGCTAAAAACGCAATCCTTATTGTAGAATTTGGAATTCAACGAAGGAGGGATGGGATGAGTATTGTAGATTCTGCCATTGATGCAGCAAAAGTAAGGCTGCGACCCATATTGATGACCTCTTTCGCTTTCATTTTGGGATTAATGCCTTTGGTGCTGGCCGGTGGGGTTGGTGCCGTGGGTAATCGTTCTATTGGAACAGGTGCTGTTGGAGGACTTTTGGCAGGGACAGTAATTGGGGTATTTATTATTCCAATTCTCTACATGCTTTTCCAATACCTGCATGAAAAAGTAAGTGGGCCGCCACAGCCTGCAGCAAAAAAAAATGAGGAGTGA
- a CDS encoding efflux RND transporter periplasmic adaptor subunit produces MKKIFSIVCLGMILLSCGDKNQEQAQAPATYPVIEVPVRTVTDYSSFPANIEGTINSAVRAKVPGYITRVLVDEGEQVKRGQLLFTLETESLTQDAEAARAAVNAAQVEVDKLVPLVEKNIISEVQLETAKAQLSQAKSNYNSITANIGYANIKSPVDGYVGAINFRSGNLVSPGDAQPLTTVSQAEEVYAFFAMNEADYYEFMEEAEGNSRQEKLDNMPPVKLILAGDREYKYEGEIKTINPQVDAGTGTVNFRATFPNPEGLLATGNSGRILIPRTYENVMVIPSKATYEAQGRIYTFRLDEGDTVRNTLLQGNKKIGDLLIVQAGINAGDRIVAEGVAKLRDGQRITPNPTELDSIAGQIQPVFK; encoded by the coding sequence ATGAAAAAGATATTCTCAATAGTATGCCTTGGCATGATACTTCTTTCCTGCGGGGACAAGAACCAGGAGCAGGCCCAGGCACCCGCAACCTATCCAGTTATAGAAGTACCTGTACGCACGGTGACAGATTACTCCTCATTCCCGGCAAATATTGAAGGTACCATTAACAGTGCTGTAAGGGCAAAAGTTCCGGGATATATAACCCGGGTACTGGTAGATGAGGGGGAACAGGTGAAGCGAGGACAGCTCCTTTTTACTCTTGAAACAGAATCTCTCACCCAGGACGCTGAAGCTGCCAGGGCTGCCGTTAATGCCGCTCAGGTGGAAGTTGATAAACTGGTGCCACTTGTTGAAAAGAATATTATTAGTGAAGTGCAGCTTGAAACGGCAAAGGCTCAACTTTCCCAGGCAAAAAGCAATTACAACAGCATCACAGCAAACATAGGATATGCCAACATTAAAAGTCCCGTGGACGGCTATGTAGGTGCAATCAATTTTAGAAGTGGGAATTTGGTAAGCCCGGGAGATGCACAACCGCTCACGACTGTATCCCAGGCAGAAGAAGTTTATGCCTTCTTTGCTATGAATGAGGCAGATTATTATGAGTTCATGGAAGAGGCAGAGGGTAATTCCCGGCAGGAAAAGCTTGATAATATGCCCCCGGTAAAACTCATACTTGCTGGTGACAGGGAATATAAATATGAGGGAGAAATAAAGACTATTAACCCACAGGTAGATGCAGGGACCGGGACCGTGAATTTTAGAGCTACCTTCCCAAATCCGGAAGGACTACTTGCTACGGGAAATTCCGGTCGAATCCTCATTCCACGAACCTATGAAAATGTGATGGTGATCCCTTCAAAAGCTACATATGAAGCCCAGGGAAGGATCTACACATTCAGGCTGGATGAAGGAGACACCGTGCGTAATACTTTACTACAGGGAAATAAAAAAATTGGTGACCTACTTATTGTGCAAGCTGGTATAAATGCAGGGGACAGGATTGTAGCAGAAGGAGTTGCCAAATTAAGGGATGGCCAAAGGATCACTCCAAATCCTACAGAATTAGATAGCATCGCTGGACAAATCCAACCCGTTTTTAAATAG
- a CDS encoding GbsR/MarR family transcriptional regulator produces the protein MTKSELRREKMELIEQMGVLFEKENLAPLAARIFATVILTGKQGITFDELVNDLNTSKSTVSTHLEYLQATNRVQYFTKTGDRKRYFTINPSLMVNVLDDMLVKWESQKNVHEKVLVYKKKHNELAEKEQGVLFDLEFQRDYLTFLNEATTSIQKLKEKISQRNL, from the coding sequence ATGACTAAAAGCGAACTTCGGCGGGAAAAAATGGAACTCATAGAACAAATGGGGGTACTATTTGAAAAGGAGAATCTCGCTCCCCTGGCGGCCCGTATTTTTGCAACTGTCATCCTTACCGGCAAGCAGGGAATAACATTTGATGAGTTGGTAAATGACCTAAACACCAGTAAGAGCACCGTTTCAACTCATTTGGAGTACCTGCAGGCAACCAACCGCGTACAATATTTCACAAAAACCGGTGACCGGAAAAGGTATTTTACTATCAATCCTTCCCTCATGGTTAACGTGTTAGATGATATGCTGGTTAAGTGGGAATCCCAAAAGAATGTTCACGAGAAGGTCCTGGTATATAAGAAAAAGCACAATGAGCTGGCCGAAAAAGAACAGGGGGTCTTGTTTGACCTTGAGTTCCAAAGGGATTATCTCACCTTTTTAAATGAAGCTACCACCTCAATCCAAAAATTGAAAGAAAAGATTAGCCAAAGAAATCTTTAA